The Aggregatilinea lenta genome includes a region encoding these proteins:
- a CDS encoding sugar ABC transporter ATP-binding protein: MQQSLLKMQHISKAFLGVQALDDVMLEVGRGEVHGLLGENGAGKSTLIKILSGAYKPDSGTIEFDGREVNVGSPQHAQHMGIVTIYQEFTLVPSLSIAENVLIGREPGPAGTLVNWRQMRRETREITTRLGINLDPMRLVRTLSVAEQQMVEIARALSMKSKLIIMDEPTAALSENEVVQLMDIVRELKSQGISIIFITHHLEEALNICDHVTILRDGRLVGRESIANITLNDIIRMMVGRSVEDLFKREASHEIGETALKVTGLSRTADARNPTAIVLNDISFEVHRGEILGVAGLVGAGRTEVARAIFGADSITSGTIEVSGKPVKINSPRDAIRYGLGLVPEDRKQQALFLALAVRENMSIASLPKYLRWGVFMRERAEQQMVAQYRTSLNISMSGPDQRVRNLSGGNQQKVVLARWLALSPQVLIVDEPTRGIDIAAKAEVHQLLDEMARNGIAIIMISSELPEILGMSDRIITLRNGRLTGEFMREEATEERLMQVMALEQQSIVS, from the coding sequence ATGCAGCAATCCTTATTAAAGATGCAGCACATTAGTAAAGCCTTTCTTGGCGTTCAGGCCCTCGACGACGTGATGTTGGAAGTCGGGCGTGGCGAAGTGCACGGCCTGCTGGGTGAAAATGGGGCGGGCAAGTCCACCCTGATCAAGATCCTCTCCGGCGCGTACAAGCCCGACAGCGGCACGATCGAGTTCGATGGGCGCGAAGTCAACGTGGGCAGCCCGCAGCACGCGCAGCACATGGGCATCGTCACCATCTATCAGGAGTTCACGCTGGTTCCCAGCCTGAGCATCGCCGAAAACGTGCTGATCGGGCGCGAGCCAGGCCCAGCGGGGACGCTCGTCAACTGGCGGCAGATGCGCCGCGAAACGCGCGAGATCACCACCCGCCTGGGCATCAACCTGGACCCGATGCGGCTGGTGCGCACGCTCAGCGTCGCCGAGCAGCAGATGGTCGAGATCGCGCGGGCACTGTCGATGAAGTCCAAGCTGATCATCATGGACGAGCCGACCGCCGCCCTCAGCGAAAACGAAGTTGTGCAATTGATGGACATCGTGCGCGAGCTGAAGAGCCAGGGCATCAGTATCATCTTCATCACGCACCACCTCGAAGAGGCGTTGAACATCTGCGACCACGTGACCATCCTGCGTGACGGTCGTCTGGTCGGCAGAGAATCCATCGCCAACATTACGCTCAACGACATCATCCGCATGATGGTCGGGCGCTCGGTCGAAGACCTGTTCAAGCGCGAAGCCAGCCACGAAATCGGCGAAACCGCCTTGAAGGTGACCGGGCTGAGCCGCACCGCCGACGCGCGCAATCCCACCGCGATTGTCCTGAACGACATTTCGTTCGAAGTGCATCGCGGCGAGATCCTCGGCGTCGCGGGGCTGGTGGGCGCGGGCCGGACAGAAGTCGCCCGCGCGATCTTCGGCGCGGACTCGATCACCAGCGGCACGATCGAGGTCAGCGGCAAGCCGGTCAAGATCAACTCCCCGCGTGACGCGATCCGTTACGGACTCGGGCTGGTCCCGGAAGACCGCAAGCAGCAGGCGCTGTTCCTGGCGCTGGCCGTGCGCGAAAACATGAGCATCGCGTCGCTGCCCAAGTACCTGCGCTGGGGCGTCTTCATGCGCGAGCGCGCCGAGCAGCAAATGGTCGCGCAGTACCGCACCAGCCTGAACATCAGCATGTCCGGGCCGGACCAGCGCGTGCGCAACCTGAGCGGCGGCAACCAGCAGAAGGTCGTGCTGGCGCGCTGGCTGGCGCTCAGCCCCCAAGTGCTGATTGTGGACGAGCCAACGCGCGGCATCGACATCGCCGCCAAGGCCGAGGTTCACCAGCTTCTCGACGAAATGGCCCGCAACGGAATCGCCATTATCATGATCTCGTCCGAGCTGCCGGAAATCCTCGGCATGAGCGACCGGATCATCACCCTCCGCAATGGCCGCCTGACGGGCGAATTTATGCGCGAAGAGGCCACCGAAGAACGTCTGATGCAAGTCATGGCGCTTGAGCAGCAATCTATAGTCTCTTGA
- a CDS encoding alpha/beta hydrolase has product MADGLKRSRGLHQGQPVLAAGEALENARAVMVMLHGRGASAESILGLTQALDVPGYAYWAPQAADHVWYPHRFLEPLERNEPFLSSALAAVDSLLHTLAARGFSPDRVILLGFSQGACLALEYAARHAQRFGGVIALSGALIGAEGTPRDYPGSLDGTPIFIGCDEDDQHVPARYVTHSEGVLAGLGAEVTARLYANIGHAVIQDEVEFAQSMMRALVEAHLPE; this is encoded by the coding sequence GTGGCTGACGGACTGAAACGGTCTCGCGGGCTTCACCAGGGCCAGCCCGTGCTGGCCGCTGGTGAAGCCCTTGAAAACGCCCGTGCAGTGATGGTCATGCTGCACGGGCGCGGCGCAAGCGCGGAAAGCATCCTGGGGCTGACCCAGGCCCTCGACGTGCCGGGCTACGCGTACTGGGCCCCGCAGGCCGCAGACCACGTCTGGTATCCGCACCGCTTCCTGGAGCCGTTGGAGCGCAACGAACCGTTCCTGTCGTCGGCGCTGGCCGCCGTGGACAGCCTGCTGCACACGCTCGCGGCGCGCGGCTTCTCGCCGGATCGCGTGATTCTGCTCGGCTTTTCACAGGGCGCGTGTCTGGCGCTCGAATATGCGGCGCGCCACGCCCAGCGCTTCGGCGGCGTGATCGCTCTCAGCGGCGCGTTGATCGGCGCGGAGGGCACCCCGCGCGACTATCCCGGATCGCTGGACGGTACGCCGATCTTCATCGGTTGCGACGAGGACGACCAGCACGTCCCCGCAAGGTACGTCACGCACTCCGAGGGGGTGCTGGCCGGTCTCGGCGCGGAGGTCACGGCCCGGCTCTACGCCAACATCGGCCACGCCGTGATCCAGGACGAGGTCGAATTCGCACAGTCAATGATGCGCGCGCTGGTCGAGGCACATCTACCGGAATAG
- a CDS encoding ring-cleaving dioxygenase gives MATLTGIHHISAITGDVQRNVDFYTTVLGLRMVKKTVNFDDPGTYHLYYGDETGTPGTLLTFFGWTGARRGQQGAGQTGAIAFAVPPGSLDYWDARLREHDVIVGERSARFGDDVLAFVDPDGQPLELIPQPGVETLPTWGDGPVPSEQAIRGFHSVTLWESDPTQTERLLTEVFGFERTGQEGSRTRYLAADGGIGTRVEIMSVPGSEWAVGGSGTVHHVAFRTPDDAQQLEWMTSLRALGLNVTPVQPRFYFNSIYFREPGGVLFEIATDPPGMTVDEPLETLGQALKLPPWYESQRAVIEQQLPPLRQPSVEGDPRG, from the coding sequence ATGGCAACACTCACCGGCATCCATCACATCTCCGCGATTACCGGCGACGTGCAGCGCAACGTCGATTTCTACACCACCGTGTTAGGGCTGCGGATGGTGAAGAAGACCGTCAACTTTGATGATCCGGGAACCTACCACCTCTACTATGGCGACGAAACCGGCACGCCCGGCACGCTGCTGACGTTCTTCGGGTGGACCGGGGCGCGGCGCGGGCAGCAGGGCGCGGGCCAGACCGGCGCGATCGCGTTCGCCGTGCCGCCGGGGTCGCTGGACTACTGGGACGCGCGTCTGCGCGAGCACGACGTCATCGTGGGCGAGCGAAGCGCGCGCTTTGGCGACGACGTGCTGGCCTTTGTGGACCCGGACGGCCAGCCGCTGGAGCTGATCCCGCAGCCGGGCGTCGAAACGCTGCCAACCTGGGGGGACGGCCCGGTACCGTCCGAGCAGGCCATTCGAGGCTTCCACAGCGTCACGTTGTGGGAAAGCGATCCCACGCAAACCGAACGGCTGCTAACGGAAGTATTCGGGTTCGAGCGCACGGGGCAAGAAGGCAGCCGCACCCGCTACCTCGCCGCAGATGGCGGCATCGGGACGCGCGTCGAGATCATGAGCGTGCCCGGCAGCGAATGGGCCGTGGGCGGGTCCGGCACAGTACATCACGTCGCGTTCCGCACGCCGGACGACGCCCAGCAGCTCGAATGGATGACGTCGCTGCGCGCGCTGGGCCTCAACGTCACACCCGTGCAGCCGCGCTTCTACTTCAACTCGATCTACTTCCGCGAGCCGGGCGGCGTGCTGTTCGAAATCGCCACCGACCCGCCGGGCATGACCGTCGACGAGCCGCTGGAAACGCTGGGGCAGGCGCTCAAGCTGCCGCCCTGGTACGAAAGCCAGCGCGCGGTGATCGAGCAGCAGCTGCCGCCGCTGCGCCAGCCGTCCGTCGAGGGGGATCCCCGTGGCTGA
- a CDS encoding NADPH-dependent FMN reductase, translated as MNTPLVTQEATQLSDQTLRVLGFAGSLRKNSLNRALLRAAQELTPDSMELSIFDLAHIPLYNPDVDQDGVRPPSVELFKQAITGADALLVATPEYNHSMSGVLKNALDWASRPAGRSPLSGKPAAIMGATGGLWGTIRAQDDLRNVLTATGVHVVLRRPELLVAQAAQKFDEQGRLADETTRTLLSQLLVVLRDWTLRLRAGESTTPASAAPAATAR; from the coding sequence ATGAACACACCACTCGTCACCCAGGAAGCCACCCAGCTCAGCGATCAGACTCTGCGTGTGCTGGGTTTCGCGGGCAGCCTGCGCAAGAACTCGCTCAACAGGGCGCTGCTGCGCGCCGCGCAGGAACTGACGCCGGATAGCATGGAGCTGTCGATCTTCGATCTGGCGCACATCCCGCTGTATAACCCCGACGTCGACCAGGACGGGGTCCGCCCGCCGTCGGTGGAGCTGTTCAAGCAGGCCATCACCGGCGCGGACGCACTGTTGGTCGCCACGCCCGAATACAATCACAGCATGTCCGGCGTGTTGAAGAACGCGCTCGACTGGGCTTCGCGCCCGGCGGGACGCTCGCCGCTGTCCGGCAAGCCCGCCGCAATCATGGGCGCGACCGGCGGCCTGTGGGGCACCATCCGTGCGCAGGACGATCTGCGCAACGTGCTGACCGCCACCGGCGTGCACGTGGTGCTGCGCCGTCCCGAACTCCTCGTCGCACAGGCCGCGCAGAAGTTCGATGAACAGGGGCGTCTGGCCGACGAAACGACCCGCACGCTGCTCAGCCAACTTCTGGTCGTCCTGCGCGACTGGACGCTCCGGCTGCGGGCCGGGGAGTCCACGACCCCTGCCTCCGCCGCGCCAGCCGCCACCGCGCGTTAG
- a CDS encoding LLM class flavin-dependent oxidoreductase, protein MTDTLPPLFGINIHPGGDSVQDAFERAAVADRTGLDLVAAQDHPYNRGMLDTWTLLSALAARTEHVHVLTNVANLPLRPPAMLAKQAASLDVISGGRVDLGVGAGAFWDPIHAYGGEVRTPGEAYAAFEEALHILRGMWNNADGSFTYQGTYYRVNGARPGPGPVHPIRLWTGAIGPRMLRLTGRMADGLLISRPYVPPERLPEFNARIDEGAAQAGRSPSAIRRGYNLMGMIDLRPNGTRPAGLTAGNLYGTVDQWVDELVGYYRDYRQDTFLFWPVAGDELRQIEVFAQEVAPAVREALTPARR, encoded by the coding sequence ATGACGGACACTTTGCCGCCACTGTTTGGGATCAACATCCATCCCGGCGGGGACAGCGTACAGGACGCCTTCGAGCGCGCGGCGGTCGCCGACCGCACGGGACTGGATCTCGTCGCCGCGCAGGATCACCCGTATAACCGGGGCATGCTCGACACCTGGACGTTGCTGTCCGCCCTGGCCGCACGCACGGAGCACGTGCACGTGTTGACCAACGTCGCCAACCTGCCCCTGCGCCCGCCCGCGATGCTCGCCAAGCAGGCCGCCTCGCTGGACGTGATCAGCGGGGGCCGCGTGGACCTGGGTGTCGGCGCGGGGGCGTTCTGGGACCCCATCCACGCCTACGGCGGCGAGGTCCGCACGCCCGGCGAAGCCTACGCCGCGTTTGAAGAAGCGCTGCACATTCTGCGCGGGATGTGGAACAACGCCGACGGCTCGTTCACCTACCAGGGCACGTACTACCGCGTGAACGGCGCGCGGCCCGGCCCCGGCCCGGTCCATCCGATCCGCCTGTGGACCGGCGCGATAGGTCCGCGTATGCTGCGGCTCACCGGGCGCATGGCGGACGGCCTGTTGATTTCCCGGCCCTATGTGCCGCCGGAACGTCTGCCTGAGTTTAACGCCCGCATCGATGAAGGCGCGGCCCAGGCGGGACGCTCCCCCTCGGCCATCCGCCGGGGTTACAACCTGATGGGCATGATCGACCTGCGGCCCAACGGCACGCGTCCTGCGGGCCTGACGGCGGGCAACCTGTACGGCACGGTCGATCAGTGGGTGGACGAACTGGTCGGCTACTACCGCGACTACCGGCAGGACACGTTCCTGTTCTGGCCGGTCGCGGGCGACGAACTGCGGCAGATCGAGGTCTTCGCCCAGGAAGTTGCGCCCGCCGTACGAGAAGCCCTGACACCTGCGCGCCGCTGA
- a CDS encoding substrate-binding domain-containing protein: MSKKLLSVLLMITIAFGMMAIPAAAQDDEELTIFSSMPNMAFPFFVHMQNQIAAEADVLGNIEMLTADGQNSAPKQTGDVEAAIVQGVDGIIISPLDVAALAPAVEQAVEAGIPVVTIDRRVEGVDGILAHVGADNVLGGEAQANWVLENYPDGASIFHLQGQPGSGPGIDRNQGVHNVLDAMQDQYPIVFEQTANFSRDEALSVTEAGLAGLETPPDVIIAANDDMALGAYEAVSALGLGDQIAILGFDALPETLQSIQDGSITGTIEQFPGGQSRTALNILVDYLRNGTEPEESVVLLEPKMITADNISEAERIGELGGAEATEEASVEAQLAEALAACESTDELTLFSSMPNMAFPFFVHMQNQIDDETATIGSIELLTADGQNSAPKQTGDVEAAIVQGVDGIIISPLDVAALAPAVQQAVEAGIPVVTIDRRVEGVDGILAHVGADNVLGGEAQANWVLENYPDGASIFHLQGQPGAGPAIDRNQGVHNVLDAVQDQYPIVFEQTANFSRDEALSVTEAGLAGLETPPDVIIAANDDMALGAYEAVSALGLEDQIAILGFDALPETLQSIQDGSITGTIEQFPGGQSRTAVRIMVLELRGCEYEAGDVVYLTPKLITADNINEAERIGELGQ; the protein is encoded by the coding sequence ATGAGTAAGAAACTCCTCTCTGTCCTGTTAATGATTACTATCGCCTTCGGGATGATGGCAATCCCCGCTGCGGCGCAAGACGACGAAGAACTGACCATCTTCAGCTCGATGCCGAACATGGCGTTCCCCTTCTTCGTCCACATGCAGAACCAGATTGCTGCAGAAGCCGACGTGCTGGGCAACATCGAGATGCTGACGGCGGACGGACAGAACAGCGCCCCGAAGCAGACGGGTGACGTCGAAGCCGCCATCGTTCAGGGCGTGGACGGCATCATCATCAGCCCGCTGGACGTGGCCGCCCTCGCGCCCGCCGTGGAACAGGCTGTGGAAGCCGGTATCCCCGTGGTCACGATTGACCGCCGCGTCGAAGGCGTGGACGGCATCCTGGCGCACGTCGGCGCGGACAACGTGCTCGGTGGTGAGGCGCAGGCCAACTGGGTCCTCGAAAACTACCCCGACGGCGCGTCCATCTTCCACCTGCAGGGTCAGCCCGGCTCCGGCCCCGGCATCGACCGCAACCAGGGCGTGCACAACGTGCTCGACGCCATGCAGGATCAGTACCCGATCGTCTTCGAGCAGACCGCCAACTTCAGCCGTGACGAAGCCCTGTCCGTGACCGAAGCCGGTCTGGCTGGCCTCGAGACCCCGCCCGATGTCATCATCGCGGCCAACGACGACATGGCCCTCGGCGCATACGAAGCTGTGAGCGCCCTCGGCCTCGGAGACCAGATCGCGATCCTCGGCTTCGACGCGCTGCCCGAAACCCTGCAGAGCATCCAGGACGGCAGCATCACCGGCACCATCGAGCAGTTCCCCGGCGGCCAGAGCCGTACGGCGCTCAACATCCTGGTCGACTACCTGCGCAACGGCACCGAACCGGAAGAATCGGTTGTGCTGCTTGAGCCGAAGATGATCACCGCTGACAACATCAGCGAAGCGGAGCGCATCGGTGAGCTGGGCGGCGCGGAAGCGACCGAAGAAGCCAGCGTTGAAGCTCAGCTCGCAGAAGCCCTCGCAGCCTGCGAGTCGACCGACGAACTGACCCTGTTCAGCTCGATGCCGAACATGGCGTTCCCCTTCTTCGTCCACATGCAGAACCAGATCGACGACGAAACCGCGACCATCGGCAGCATCGAGCTGCTGACGGCGGACGGACAGAACAGCGCCCCGAAGCAGACGGGTGACGTCGAAGCCGCCATCGTTCAGGGCGTGGACGGCATCATCATCAGCCCGCTGGACGTGGCCGCCCTCGCGCCCGCCGTGCAGCAGGCTGTGGAAGCCGGTATCCCCGTGGTCACGATTGACCGCCGCGTCGAAGGCGTGGACGGCATCCTGGCGCACGTCGGCGCGGACAACGTGCTCGGTGGTGAGGCGCAGGCCAACTGGGTCCTCGAAAACTACCCCGACGGCGCGTCCATCTTCCACCTGCAGGGTCAGCCTGGCGCCGGTCCGGCCATCGACCGCAACCAGGGCGTGCACAACGTGCTCGACGCCGTGCAGGATCAGTACCCGATCGTCTTCGAGCAGACCGCCAACTTCAGCCGTGACGAAGCCCTGTCCGTGACCGAAGCTGGTCTGGCTGGCCTCGAGACCCCGCCCGATGTCATCATCGCGGCCAACGACGACATGGCCCTCGGCGCGTACGAAGCTGTGAGCGCCCTCGGCCTCGAAGACCAGATCGCGATCCTCGGCTTCGACGCTCTGCCCGAAACCCTGCAGAGCATCCAGGACGGCAGCATCACCGGCACCATCGAGCAGTTCCCCGGCGGCCAGAGCCGTACGGCGGTCCGCATCATGGTGCTTGAGCTGCGCGGCTGCGAATACGAAGCAGGCGACGTGGTTTACCTCACCCCCAAGCTGATCACCGCTGACAACATCAACGAAGCGGAGCGCATCGGCGAGCTGGGCCAGTAA
- a CDS encoding YceI family protein codes for MAWQIDNAHSAIQFTVRHMMISNVRGMFDKFEGTVDLDENNPENTTVHVEIDPSSINTRQDQRDTHLRSADFLDAESYPKLIFDSTRVERTGDNAAKLYGNLTVRNVTKPVVLDVEYVGQAKSPWGTTSAGFNASTKINRKDWGLTWNQGLETGGVLVGDEIKINIELELVKQESEQAASAGA; via the coding sequence ATGGCTTGGCAAATCGATAACGCGCATTCGGCTATTCAGTTCACCGTTCGCCACATGATGATTTCGAACGTGCGCGGCATGTTCGACAAGTTCGAAGGCACCGTCGATCTGGACGAGAACAACCCGGAAAACACGACCGTTCACGTCGAGATCGATCCGTCCAGCATCAACACGCGCCAGGATCAGCGCGACACGCACCTGCGCTCCGCCGACTTTCTCGACGCCGAGAGCTACCCGAAGCTGATCTTCGACAGCACGCGCGTCGAGCGCACTGGCGACAATGCCGCCAAGCTGTACGGCAACCTGACCGTGCGCAATGTCACCAAGCCCGTCGTGCTCGACGTCGAATACGTCGGCCAGGCGAAAAGCCCGTGGGGCACCACCAGCGCCGGGTTCAACGCCAGCACCAAGATCAACCGCAAGGACTGGGGTCTCACCTGGAACCAGGGCCTGGAAACCGGCGGTGTGTTGGTCGGTGACGAGATTAAGATCAACATCGAGCTGGAACTGGTCAAGCAGGAAAGCGAGCAGGCCGCCTCGGCAGGCGCATAA
- a CDS encoding LacI family DNA-binding transcriptional regulator, protein MLSKIRLRDVADRAGVSVTTVSNVVRGWPYISDETRLRVEQAIHDLGYVPHPMAQGLRTGRTQVIGFVVPNLANPHFAAMVSAVEDVAWEHGYSVLVFNTHEDETRETDCVRRMINGWGDGLLIAQTAQFLETSQLLRDYPLPVVAIDRVPATYDGAYCRVDNIAIARMAMMHLYELGHRRIAHLSGAQNALTAMTRLEGYRRCVEELKLDYEYTSFSASLWTPDEGYRAMKELLESEPHPTAVFASNDSLAIGAAHAIREVGLRIPEDMSLIGVDDLDVSRYLYPPLTSVQQPVAEMAQVGIDLLLRLIIGETPEQIHISLSPTLVVRRTTGPCAAG, encoded by the coding sequence ATGCTTTCCAAGATTAGATTACGCGACGTGGCGGACCGCGCCGGGGTATCGGTCACAACGGTCTCCAATGTCGTGCGCGGCTGGCCCTACATCTCCGACGAAACACGCCTGCGCGTCGAGCAAGCCATTCACGACCTGGGCTACGTGCCACACCCCATGGCCCAGGGATTGCGCACTGGCCGCACTCAAGTCATCGGCTTTGTCGTTCCCAATCTCGCCAATCCCCATTTTGCCGCGATGGTCAGCGCCGTCGAAGACGTCGCCTGGGAACACGGCTACAGCGTCCTGGTATTCAACACGCACGAAGACGAAACACGCGAAACCGACTGCGTGCGACGTATGATCAACGGCTGGGGCGATGGTCTGCTTATCGCTCAGACGGCGCAGTTCCTTGAAACCTCGCAGCTCCTGCGCGACTATCCCTTGCCCGTGGTGGCAATCGACCGCGTGCCCGCCACCTATGACGGCGCGTACTGCCGCGTCGATAACATCGCCATCGCGCGCATGGCGATGATGCACCTCTATGAGCTGGGTCACCGTAGGATTGCGCATCTCAGCGGGGCGCAAAACGCCCTGACCGCCATGACCCGCCTGGAAGGCTATCGCCGCTGCGTGGAAGAGCTGAAGCTCGACTACGAATATACTTCGTTTAGCGCCAGCCTGTGGACGCCCGACGAAGGCTATCGCGCGATGAAAGAACTGCTGGAGAGTGAGCCGCATCCCACCGCCGTGTTCGCCAGCAACGACAGCCTGGCGATTGGCGCCGCGCACGCCATCCGCGAAGTGGGCCTGCGCATTCCCGAAGATATGTCGCTCATTGGCGTTGACGACCTCGACGTCAGCCGCTATCTCTACCCGCCCCTTACCTCCGTCCAGCAGCCGGTGGCGGAAATGGCGCAGGTCGGGATCGATTTGTTGCTCCGGCTGATTATAGGTGAAACGCCCGAACAGATTCACATATCTCTCTCGCCCACCCTGGTCGTCCGTCGCACGACGGGACCATGCGCGGCAGGATGA
- a CDS encoding ABC transporter permease, whose translation MSEATLTQTKAPARQFSLIDFVGRFAPLIFLIALVIVFGVQQPRFLSSLNLFNVMRQISITGLISIGMTFVILTSGIDLSVGSLLALSGLICAAVAKGGTENTLSLSTAGEVGYGVTLAALTAMAVGTAGGMVQGLAITQLGVPPFVVTLGGLSIFRGMALLFSNGGPISGFTEDFRFWGQEKVMDQVPVPVIVFIVFAVLAHIVLRYTRYGRHVYAVGGNPEAARLSGLNVNFILVSVYTIVGFFSGMAGFVLAARLNSAEAVAGQGYELDVIASVVIGGTSLFGGEGGIPGTVIGAMLIGVLKNGLVLMNVSSYTQQIIIGVIIVVAVAFDRFIKSKRRA comes from the coding sequence ATGAGTGAAGCAACCCTTACACAGACTAAAGCCCCAGCCCGACAGTTTAGCCTGATCGACTTTGTGGGCCGGTTCGCGCCATTGATCTTCTTGATCGCATTGGTGATCGTCTTTGGCGTCCAGCAGCCGCGCTTCCTGTCGTCGCTGAACCTGTTCAACGTTATGCGTCAGATCTCGATCACCGGCCTGATCTCCATCGGCATGACCTTCGTGATCCTCACCTCCGGCATCGACCTGTCGGTCGGCTCGCTGCTGGCGCTGTCGGGCCTGATCTGCGCCGCTGTCGCCAAGGGCGGCACGGAAAACACGCTCTCGCTGAGCACGGCGGGCGAAGTCGGCTACGGCGTAACGCTGGCGGCGCTGACGGCGATGGCTGTCGGCACGGCGGGCGGTATGGTCCAGGGCCTCGCGATTACCCAGCTCGGCGTACCGCCCTTCGTGGTGACGCTGGGCGGCCTGTCGATCTTCCGTGGCATGGCACTGCTGTTCTCCAATGGCGGCCCCATCAGCGGCTTTACCGAAGACTTCCGCTTCTGGGGGCAGGAGAAGGTGATGGACCAGGTACCGGTCCCGGTCATCGTCTTCATCGTCTTCGCCGTGCTGGCACACATCGTACTGCGCTATACTCGCTATGGTCGCCACGTCTACGCCGTGGGCGGCAACCCCGAAGCCGCGCGTCTTTCGGGCCTGAACGTCAACTTTATTTTGGTCAGCGTTTACACGATTGTGGGCTTCTTTTCGGGCATGGCCGGGTTTGTGCTGGCCGCTCGACTTAACTCTGCGGAAGCCGTCGCCGGGCAGGGCTATGAGCTGGACGTGATCGCCTCGGTGGTCATCGGTGGCACGAGCCTGTTCGGTGGCGAAGGCGGCATCCCTGGCACGGTCATCGGCGCGATGCTGATCGGCGTGCTTAAAAACGGGCTGGTGCTGATGAACGTCTCGTCTTACACCCAGCAAATCATCATTGGGGTTATTATCGTAGTCGCCGTCGCTTTCGACCGCTTCATCAAGTCCAAGCGGCGCGCGTAA